aataaaaaacaataatttgaTTAAACAGTGAACACGTGGGTTTTAATGGCGGGTAAATATGTTTTTTCCGTTTCCATGTATTTATTCCTTCCTATTTATCAATTGTATTCTTCCTCAACCCTAATTTTCCTTTGCCTTCGTCTTCACTATCATTTCCACTGCGTCTTCTCTATCGCTCCCATTCAAGTTCCTTGTTCCTTCAATTTCACCTTTCGTTTCTTCAGTAAAGGCGTTGCAATGTCTTGCACCTCCGTGGAATCGGGAATTGGGAAGTTTTGTGGGTGTCACGTTCGTATGGTTTCCTACCAATGCAAGAAGGGGACTAATAAAGGAAGGTTATTTTAGAAATGTCCCTTATGAGGACTACTAACACGTGCGATTTGTTCATATGGGATGAAGACTTAGGAGCAAAATCTGCAAACGAAGATGGAAGCGTGATGAATGCAAAGGTTGAAGTTATGGCATCTATGGGCTATATGAAGGAATTGTACGAAGATTcaaggaagaagaacaagaatttgaagaacaaacTGAATGGGGAGAAATTTAATGGAAATCTTAAAATGTTGCGTTTAGCAATTTCTGTTATGGtcaatgtatttttttttcttcgaAAAGTAATTGTTGAAAAGTTGATAGTATGTTGTACAGAACTGTAATGCATGTTTGagggtttgaatttcattgtaaaAGGTTGTTCTGAGAGTTTGTATTGAACCATAATGAAATGTAATGCAAATTTATGCGAATTTACTATGTTATGAAACCTGTTAATTACTGTTATAAAATGTGTTAATTACTGGTAGCAAGTGTAGTTTGAGAAGTAGGTGTAGTTTGAGAAGCTTGTGGATTATGAGAGGCCTGTGTAGTTTGAGAAAGACACTTTGTCTTTTTACTCGGGCCTCCCATTTAGCTTGGGTCTCTCTTCCCTTTTGGACTACCCTGTTTTCACATTGTAAACAATAAACCAATAAAAGTGATAGACATTTAttgtaaataaaatagtaaaaggcATGTTTCAAGTATAAGTAATACTAACTCTTTTCTTTTGTACTGTTTGCACATTTGGAGTTTGGCTAGTCTGAGATGGTGCTTCAACATTTGTTGCCAATTCAATAGGAATAACTGCAAGTTGTCTATTCTTCTTGTGTGTTCTTGTGTTGTGACAGTGATGAGAATTTCATTCTCACCTTGAATGTGAAATCCTTTGTATGTGTTTCCTCCTCATTAAACCTAATCATTACAGTCTTGCCATCACAACTATCTTCACCTACCCCACTATCAAGTTCATTTATCATATAGTCTTCTTCTATGACATGTTCCTTATCCATCTCTATAATGGTAAACATATATGGTTGACTTGTAGCATTACCATCAACATTATCCCTTATAGGTGGTTGCTTTGAAAGTCCACTAACAAGATTCTCCCTTACAGTTGGTTGGCTTGTTGGATTACCATCAACATTCTCCATTAACCCTTCATTAATTTGATCTTTATCAAAGTTGTGCATTCTCTCTTCTTCACTGTCATCAAAGTGAATGTCATTCATGGAGTCTTCACTTGATTTACTCTTCTCATCACAGTCCTCAACATCATTTCCCTTTTGTTTTCTCTATCGACTTCTCCATATAAGCCATCTCACCTGCTGAGAGTTTTTCCTCAGTATATATTTCAACAACATAATTTTTCTTCTCAACAACCAAAGTTTACTTAGATGCATCTTCATCATTTGTAAATGGTTTTAGGTCATTTTAATGACAACCATTTTTATCTTTCCACCATATTTTCACTTGGTCAACATTAAAGACTAAGTCAATCCCCTTAATTAGGTCACACAATTTAAAGAATGACCAGTAATCAGAGTCTTGCTCAGTGAATGCATATATATCCCTAACCTCATACCTCAACTTTGGGTCCTTTACAAAACGACCTTTGGTGTAAAACACTACCTTAAATAACCCCATTTTCTTTAAATTGCAAGTAAGACAAATGGTAAATTTGACATTACATATTCCGAGCTAATGGCAACAGTCCACACGATACAGACTACAGGACCCTAGAACTATGTAGgataaatgaaaaattaaagacACGTGTGCGATACAGCAAACAACTCAAATAGAAAGCACAAGTGGGACTAACATGGGACCACAACTTTGCAAAcgctttaaataatataaatcctCAAGTAACAAAAAATATCGTGAACCAAAACTTTAAACCAAAGAATTTGTCAACATGAATCCTCGGGTACGAACATTGCAACTTTCAATTTCAATGGAAAAGAAGGTTGTAACTTTTGTTTTCAATGGAGAAGACTGTCGTAACTAAGAGATTGTTGAAGTTCAAAATTTGGGAATGAACGAACAAAATTTAGGGCAACTCGTTTCATTGTTACAAGCTACAGTAATTGGAAACGGTAAAAACATATCTACCATCCATTAAAACCCACATGTCACTgttaatcaaaatttaaaaaaaaaattaaaattatttcacATGCCCTACCACATCATCATTGTTAGTGGCATTTAACGTCAAGGACCAATTGGGTGGATagaaaattttatagggatcattctttgcaaaaaaaattatagagactaaaagtgaaaatcattataTTTATAGGGACGAATAACATATTTAaccataattttaataaataaaaacttcTCGACCTAAATAATATTTTAGCATTTTCTAACTAGACCATTTATCTAACATAAcatttaaaataacaaaaaaaaattattgagaatatatatatatatatatatatatatatatatatatatatatatagagagtgtgttatattgactccaagagtaagttataataacttattccacatcttgaccattaattcttttcaatctaatggttaaaaataataaggaatagttttctctttccacatttaatgacttattatttttaaccattagattgaaaagatttAATGGTCATGATGTAGAGTAAGTTATtatcacttactcttggagtcaatataaccctcctcatatatatatatatatatatatatatatatatatatatatatatatatatatatatatatatatatatatatatatatatatatatatatatatatatatatatatatatatactaaaatcATCACtaaattaaaagtataatatgtcatttaagcaaataaataaattaaaaattaaaaagacaATAATGTAGTGCCCCATGTAGACAGTTTTAACCACCCCattatataaaaaagaaagcATGACAATAATGTAGTGGTAAACTTGTAGATACACCTCCATGTCATCGTACTAGAAGTTTCAGCGCATTGTTCCTTAGATAAACTATATATTTTCAATTACATAATAGTGGCATCATATGTGTCGtcatatgttattttaaattCTCTATCTAATACTATTGGTGTGTTATGTGATGGAATAAACAAACCCCGAGAcaaaattgttttttgttttgtgcATATGATAAACCTTTTGTTTATTGCATATGATAAACTCAGGTGAATTTGGATTTAAATATCCGAACAAACCTCTAAACAAATAGTTTGTGTATTATGTGCTTTTGATATGAAGGgtaaatttaaatttcaatatCTAACCATATTTCAATATCTAACCATATTAGGGTGTGTCCAAATTCAGTTTTCCAGATTCTAAACGTATTTTCAAATTTTTGCCAAGGTAAGAGAGTAATATATTGAAAAATACAATTTCACCAATGTAAGAGAgtaatatattgaaaaaaaacaCATGAAATGTACTTGTCGTTATTAGGGTGTGTCCGGATTCAGTTTTCCAAATTTTAAATGTATTTTCAAATTTTCGCCAAGGTAAGAGAGTAATATATTGAAAAATACACATGAAAGGATATATTGTAGTAGGGTgctattcaaatttaaataatttacttTCTGTTTGAATAGCACCCTCTCAATTCCAGTCATCTAAGTTTGAATTCAGATGCGGAATACTATTCCACTGAAGAAAAATCATCAACCTAGGTCAATAAATCACTTCAAGCATAATGGCAACATCCCCTCAAAAACTACAACAGAGCTTTCACCATGAAAACTGCTTTGTTTCAACTTTCACTATGAACGCtgctttttgtttcaaaaaaacaaaaagtgcAAAGTAAGCAAATGGTTCACTGAAACTTTGGGGTAATTATATCTTCCACACAAAGTAGTAAAGAAAAAAATCCTTCAAAATACCAACACTCTCAATCTTTCTctacaaagaagaaaaaattcGGCACAAATTGGGCAACAATTAACTAATAAAGCTATATGCTAAAGTTGAAAATTGCTAAAAGAAGCTTATTGTTTACCGAATTACTGAGTATTCAAACCTCAATTTATCATATATGAAGTTAGGTACTGGATTCAACAACAGCCACCTTCTACTTCTCActttatcattttaaaaaattgaaaacctTAAGTTATTACTTGCAGCAAACAAACTGTATTCCTCCATGGTGGTGGTATCTTTCTTATTGCAAGTATGGACCTTTTCGGCATGATCCGCGGAACTTTTCAGGCTATAATCACCAACAGCATCGCCATTTGAAGAAGCATGAGTCGATTTACAACCTGTTGAGAGGGCTACAGGCCCGCCAAAATGAAACAAGGAAAAGTCACCGTTATTCTCTTGTGACTTGGCAGAACGATCATGTTTAATTTCTCCATTGACTGCTGGTTTTTTCAAATTGTTTCCAGATGAAACAATCCTTTCTGCAATAGATCCGTTAATATGCTCCTGCAAGGAAGCAGGCTTGGAAACTCGTGTCCATTCGTCTGAATTTAAGACATTAGCTCTGGCAACTGGCTGATAAACTGGAATGGCAGGGTTAAACGAGAGGGTTTGTTGCTGTAAGGAACCATACTGCAAACAAAAGTGTGGGTCTTCATTTAAGCCATATCCAAGAGGGCCAGCAAACAAGTAATGACTTGGGTATGGGAATGACATCAAACCATTTGTTGGAGCTGCTGGCCATGAAACTGGATTTTGATGAAAATAATTCATTGTTGAAGGAGCTTGAAATGAAGgaaattgaatattttgatttgatGCCGGAGGAAGCATGCTTTGAGGTTGAGTACTCACATTAGTAGTGGAAAACCCATTATCAAAATTTTGGGCAATTTCCACAGAACTCTCAAATGCATCCCTTCTTTCATCCAAGGATGGGCCAATAAGTGAATTTGAACTTCTGGACAGACTCTCACCATTTACAGTCTGGTTATTCTCTATGGCAGTTTCATGACAATCGGACAGCACGTTTTCCACACAAGTTAAATTATCTCTAACTTCAGACCGTTGGCTAACATCTTCAGAATCTGATGTGGTTGAGGATCCTTGATTTTCTCGGTTAGATGATGTATTATTGTCACCCTCACTTAGACATGATGAGCAGCTGTCAGAACTAAAAGTGCTACTTTGGGTAGGATCAGAAGAATTGTTCAAGACAGAGCCTCCAGTTGCGCATATTCCAGATTCCTCAGAAGCAATTTCCTTAGAGCTACAAGAACCTTCAACTTTAGCCAGAAAATCATTTTGACAGCCTGCATCCATTCTACTTAAATGCTTTGAATTACAGTCATTGTAATCATTTTCACCGGAATCAACAATTTCCTCAATAGATGACTTGATAGGATCAGGCTGAGCTTCTTGAACTTCAGTGGACCTCAAAATAACACCAGAGTCTGAATTATTATGGTGATATTTCTTCAGAGACTCCGTAGGCTCCCAAACCTTTTTTGATTGAAACAAATCCCTACTGGAATAGTTCCCCAAAatgattttgcttttgtttcttcCATTATTCTCATGCATATAGTCTACTTGATTATACTTACTTCCTCGATAAAATTGCTTAGCAGATTCATATTGACCGGCAGGTTTTGACTCCCGACTAACTCTTGTCACAGGAGAATGTTGATCAACTCTCATCTTATATTCACTATTTGGACTACAGCTGCAAGAATGAATTTCACATCTGTCATTCATCCGGTTCTTGTTATTGTAAAATTTCTCGCCATACTTCGGACTAACATTTCGACCATTGGACTTTGCAGGAACACTTATCCTGGATTGCCTATTCAATCCATTAACTACCCTCGATGATGTCAACAGACTCTCTCCATGATGTCTTGATTCGGTTTTACCAACCATCCCACCATTCTCAGAAACAGTGGCATATTGGCGTCTGTCAGACCACTTGATAGGCATCTCATCCGGTGGAAATTCTTTCCTGTATCTCAGTCTTTGAGGAGAAACCATTGATTGTTCAACCGTAGACTGCTGACCTGTCTCATCATTTGTGTTGGAATTTTCTTCATCACAATCATCATCAGAAAGATGTTCTATTCTCAAAGTATCATTCTCACTGGAGAGTTCTTTATCTTGGATGTTAGCAGAATCGTCACTATGATTGACTTCATCTGTTTCAACAACTGAACTCCCGCCACTAATAAGATTATTTTGATCCATATCAGTACCAGCAGCTAATTCTTCTTTTgagatttctgaagaaccaataATATCAATTGATTCAGAACATGctttttctcttcctttttcctttccttttagtCTTTCCTTCCTccgaagttttttctccctttcCTTTGTTCTTCTCCTCTCTTTCCGTTCTTCTTCTTcacgtttttctttttcttcttcttcaagaagTTTCATCTGTAGACAACCATATAATTAGGATTTAGTAAATGTAATTCAACATATAAACAGGAGATTTTTAATTAATCCTCCAAAGTTCGTTTCCAAAATCATAATAATTAAGACCTGCTTTTCTAACGTAATGATTTCTTTGCATGCTACATGCACTCGCTCCTCCAGCAATTTTAGTGCAAGACAGACAAATATGCTGTGTGCATTTTGACGCGCTGTTCCTTCTCTGAAAGCTTTTTCAACCTGAAAAGATAACAGAGTCAGTGGCTGATCAAGACAGAATGACAGAGAGCCacgaaaaaattaaattaatgcaAAACATACCTGCTCTTTAAAAATAACAGTAGCAGCATCTAGCAGAAATTCCCGAGCCAGTTCAGGGCTTTTTGCATGCTTTTGGGGACGAGAGCATTCTCCATCAAGATCATTTCCATCCTTATCAACTGAATCATCATCCTAGAAGccatatattatataataaacatGTGAAACTGTCTGAGAAATTCCTCGTGAATACTTATCAAAATTACACTAATTAGAGATAATAAGCAAGGAAGTTTATTTTCTTACTGAAACTTGTATTACCTCTTCCTCCTCAGCCTCTTCAGCATGCTCAAAGAATCTTCGGATACTTTCCCCTTTCGTAATTGTGACATAACCATCTCCTACAATTAATCTGCAATGTACGCACTGCTGACCTTTCAACGAGTGAGCCTTAACACAAAGTTCAGAACATCGTCCATCTAATCTCCAAGCTCGGAGAGTGATGAAACATGCACTCAAACCACCAAGATCAAGGCTGCTGGCTTTGGCACATCCATTCAATCCAACACTTTTAAATTCCAAAATGTCAGATTTTCCTTCACTTGTGCCCACAGCCCACTCAAAATGATGGTAGGTTCCTAGAGTATCTGGAAATGTCTGACGCCAATCAGCTTGAACCGAGTCGTCAGATACCTGATAAAAGTagattgatgaatgatgatgttagGTAGAATATCAACTGAATTTCTCGATGGTAGTTTTACTAAAAAAACTAATGATACTTCGTAGACTCTTGGCCTAAAATTTCAATTAGAACTGATTTACAGGATATAAAGCagcataaaaatatgaaagtCAAACCTCATACTGAAAAGCTGAGTCAGCAACACAAAACCAGCTGCTGCAACGAGGTTCTCTGCGCATGCGTTTCAGTTCCTTTAGTTCCTTGAATTCTCTAATAACATTTCTTCTACAATCTCGGCAAAATCTCTTGCTATCAAACCTGATAGATATATAGTAAATTATTAGTAAAGATGGAAGCGTAAAGCGTGcataaatcaagtttcaaaggatgagaaaataaattaaatcaagctTGGCATAAAGTAGTAGTACTGCCTTTATATAATTGAATGAGAAATAAAGCAAAATGCTGGAAAGTAGTTGGCTAAAAGATTCAAAATGAATCCATTTCTCTAATGACATGAAGACCCACTCTGTATGCTGGCAGAAAGCGGCATCAGAGATAATATAGGAAATCTCAAGTAAAACAGGAACATAAAgcatttctttatttctttgatgttCTTAAATCCTCACAATTAATTACCAACTGCATCGCAATAGCGCTAATAGCTTATCTGCTAACTTATCTTCTAAAAACTGCATGACAACAACTCTTGGATAGCATAGTCCTCTTTTATGTGTTTGTCCATGTTTACAGTCAAACAACTAAGTCATTACATTCTCAATTTTCTGTCTGACACTTTTGGGACATAAAATAGATAACTAGGATCCCAATCATGACATTcggaaaattttaaaaagttcaTGGTTGCCGAACAAATTTTCAATTCCATGCCTAAGATAGAGTTCCCTGTTTATCTTTTAGCATCAAACCCAAACCTGCCGCCACATTATCCTAGAATTCAGCAGATAGTTGATAACAGATCACTTGCATATGAACGGTAAAAATAACCAGCACCCAAAATAATTTTTTGTCTGACACTTTTGGGCATAAAATAGATAACTCAGATCCCAATCTTGACATTCGGAAAATTTAAAACGTTCTGGGTTGCTGAACAATTTTTCAGTTCAATGCCTATGATAGAGTTCCCTGGTTATCTTTTAGCATCAAACCCAAACCAGCCACCATACTATCCTAGAATTCAGCAGATAGTTGATAACAGATCACTTGCATATGAATGGTAAAAATAACCAGCACCCAAAACTATTTTCTCAATTTCCTGTCTGACACTTTCGGGACATAAAATAGATAACTCGGATCCCAATCATGACATTCGGAAAATTCAAAACGTCAGGGTTGCTGAACAATTTTCCAGTTCAATGCCTATGATAGAGTTCCCTGTTTATCTTTTAACATCAAACTCAAACCAGCCGCCACATTATCCTAGAATGCAGCAGATAGTTGATAACAGATCACTTGCATATGAATGATAAAAATAACCAGCACCCAAAATAATTTTCTCTGACACTTTTGGGAGTTGGGAAACAAAATAGATAACTCGGATGCCAATCATGACATTCGGAAAATTTAAAACGTCCAGGGACAGGTGACAGATTCTCATTCTTTGTATATCAGATTTAACTGCATGACTTATTCTATTCAAGTATCAGAATGTGTGTTTTTATCCCACATTAACAGTCTTCACTTGTCTAATGCACAATACAGTGTAAGAAATATACAAATAGACACCTGAACATAAGTCTCTCCATAAAATCTTCTTCCTTCATCCTTAGAAGAGAAAATCGAGTCTCCTCTCCAAGCGCTGACCAAAAGTCTACCAGTGTATCACATGAAAGTCTGGCAGTGTGCAAGGCGCATGTTTCTCTTGTTCCATGTCCTCTGCCATAACTCACTATGCCTTGGCTAATCCAACCTCGGCCTGCCCCACCACAGGCATCAGGATAAAGCAGTTCTCTTTCCCGCTCCCTAGCACGTGCGCCATCAAAGACCTAGCAAGAGCAAGTGTTTAGCCACCAAAGAGGGAAAAAGAATTGTGTGAGGTTCCAATGTAATGTGCTTCACTTACAGTTTGCAATCCTTTTAGAGATTTTGAATACAAATAGCAGGTCATAAGCGTTAATGAGCCCTCACGCGTTGTGGTCAGGCCTCCCCAAGGATGGACAGATGGATCTGAAATTTCATCTTGGCACCCTTTTATAAAGCTTGATCCACCATTAGTTTGCTTTTTCAAACCtccaagtgtgttacaagcaaatTGAGTACCCACCCCTTCTTGCTGCAAAGACTTCCCATACATAACAATTTGCAAAAATCCTTCGAGAAGCAATCCATTGCATCTGGAGCAGTACATGTTTTTACGAGCATGCTCGAAAAGAGATTGCTTGTCAATCCTAAGAAGTTCTTGGCGATCTTGTAGTGACAAGTCAATCCAAAACTGTATCAAAATAACATAAAACACCGAATAAGAGACAAGGTAAGTATATCAGAAGTTGCTAATTGATCAAAAGAACAATGTAATATATGCAACATGACCCAGATCAGAAACAATTCATTGTTATTTAACATCAGTTCCATGATAAGCTATTTGGTATAAAATGTTGTCAAATAACCGCTATGGTGTCGCTATAGCACTGTTGCATAGCAAAATTTTAACAATCCGCGGTTCACAATTGACAACACTAGGCTACTAAATGTATTAAACACAAACACGTGTCTAGCACTGATACGACAACAATCAGTCTGAAGTTTATTTACTTAACTGTAGATTAAAAAATAACTCGGCTGACAGTATCATTAATATCAACCTTGATGGGATGAAGACATTTGCAAAAACAGTAAAAACCCTCCGCAGAAATCTAAATACAAAATGCTACTAGAAAAGTGCATGTGCAACACCGGGATTTCTTACTGTACCAGACACTCGAGTAACCAAATGACattaatcaaaacataaataTACACAATATGAATGCTACATAAAAAACCCTCAGAAAGAAATCCGAAAAATTGTTTCAACTGTGGGATCCAATACAAAGGCAGACATATCATCAGTATCACCATTTACACAATAATCAATACAAATTTACAAAACAGTGATCTAGCAGCAATTTTAagctaaatgaaataaatatatatttgtaaaaataaaataaataaataaataaaacggaATACCTTCTGAAGCTGATTGTAGCTAACGTCGCCACAATTATTAGACCAAAATCCGTTAACAGAAACTGAATTAGATTGCGTAGATGCGGCATGAGTGAATTGTTCAATCTTGTGCGATATTGGTGGCATTTTCATAGTGTGAGATGTTTCATTAAGCGGTGTAACATCAATTATAACGGACTCTGCGAAATTTGATATCAATAGATAGTAAATAAGTATaagaaattaataaattgaaaccGCGGAGAGGAAGTAGATCGGAATGGTGATTGAAACTGACGGAAGGATTGGCGGAGATGGAGACGATCGAGAAGGTTCGAGAATTGTGTGATGTAAGGGTTTTTGGTGGATGACGAGAGGAG
The Vicia villosa cultivar HV-30 ecotype Madison, WI linkage group LG6, Vvil1.0, whole genome shotgun sequence genome window above contains:
- the LOC131610196 gene encoding uncharacterized protein LOC131610196; the protein is MKMPPISHKIEQFTHAASTQSNSVSVNGFWSNNCGDVSYNQLQKFWIDLSLQDRQELLRIDKQSLFEHARKNMYCSRCNGLLLEGFLQIVMYGKSLQQEGVGTQFACNTLGGLKKQTNGGSSFIKGCQDEISDPSVHPWGGLTTTREGSLTLMTCYLYSKSLKGLQTVFDGARARERERELLYPDACGGAGRGWISQGIVSYGRGHGTRETCALHTARLSCDTLVDFWSALGEETRFSLLRMKEEDFMERLMFRFDSKRFCRDCRRNVIREFKELKELKRMRREPRCSSWFCVADSAFQYEVSDDSVQADWRQTFPDTLGTYHHFEWAVGTSEGKSDILEFKSVGLNGCAKASSLDLGGLSACFITLRAWRLDGRCSELCVKAHSLKGQQCVHCRLIVGDGYVTITKGESIRRFFEHAEEAEEEEDDDSVDKDGNDLDGECSRPQKHAKSPELAREFLLDAATVIFKEQVEKAFREGTARQNAHSIFVCLALKLLEERVHVACKEIITLEKQMKLLEEEEKEKREEEERKERRRTKEREKKLRRKERLKGKEKGREKACSESIDIIGSSEISKEELAAGTDMDQNNLISGGSSVVETDEVNHSDDSANIQDKELSSENDTLRIEHLSDDDCDEENSNTNDETGQQSTVEQSMVSPQRLRYRKEFPPDEMPIKWSDRRQYATVSENGGMVGKTESRHHGESLLTSSRVVNGLNRQSRISVPAKSNGRNVSPKYGEKFYNNKNRMNDRCEIHSCSCSPNSEYKMRVDQHSPVTRVSRESKPAGQYESAKQFYRGSKYNQVDYMHENNGRNKSKIILGNYSSRDLFQSKKVWEPTESLKKYHHNNSDSGVILRSTEVQEAQPDPIKSSIEEIVDSGENDYNDCNSKHLSRMDAGCQNDFLAKVEGSCSSKEIASEESGICATGGSVLNNSSDPTQSSTFSSDSCSSCLSEGDNNTSSNRENQGSSTTSDSEDVSQRSEVRDNLTCVENVLSDCHETAIENNQTVNGESLSRSSNSLIGPSLDERRDAFESSVEIAQNFDNGFSTTNVSTQPQSMLPPASNQNIQFPSFQAPSTMNYFHQNPVSWPAAPTNGLMSFPYPSHYLFAGPLGYGLNEDPHFCLQYGSLQQQTLSFNPAIPVYQPVARANVLNSDEWTRVSKPASLQEHINGSIAERIVSSGNNLKKPAVNGEIKHDRSAKSQENNGDFSLFHFGGPVALSTGCKSTHASSNGDAVGDYSLKSSADHAEKVHTCNKKDTTTMEEYSLFAASNNLRFSIF